The genomic DNA ATCCAAACAGTCGTCAATAACAGTACCGTTCCTGTTATCGAAACGGGTGTCGGTATCTGTCACACATATATCGATGCAACGGCAGACCTTGATATGGCAGAAGCGATCGCTTGTAATGCCAAGATCTCTCGTCCCGGTGTTTGCAATGCAATGGAAACGCTTCTTGTACATGAAGCGATCGCAGAGGTGTTTTTACCGCGTCTGATGGAAGCTTTCCGCAAAGCAGGTGTTGTCGTTCGCGGTTGTGCACGTACGATGGCGATCCTTACTGATGCCGAAGAAGCAACGGACGAAGATTGGGCAACGGAATACCATGACCTTATTTTGTCGGTACGTGTCGTTCGTGATGTCGAAGAGGCTATCGAACATATCGCAAAATATACGACGCATCATTCCGAAGCGATCGTTACGAATGATTATAACAATGCACGTCTTTTCCAGATGAGTGTCGATGCGGCGGCTGTTTATGTCAATGCTTCGACCAGATTTACGGACGGATTCGAGTTCGGATTCGGTGCGGAGATCGGTATCAGCACCCAGAAACTTCATGCAAGAGGACCGATGGGTCTGAAAGAATTGACGAGCGTCAAATATCTTATCAATGGTAACGGTCAGATTCGATGAGCATTTGGCGCACGTTGAAGGCGCACTATCGTCTTTGGCATGACTATTACCATACACCGAAAGGCGGGCATGATATAAGAGATTATCTGCGCGCTTTTTGCGTTATAACGGCAACGATTCTCGTCGTCATGGGAATCGTCTTGATGATTGTTGACAGATAGGCAGGGGATAGATATGACGAAATCAAAACGATTGGGCATATTGGGAGGGACGTTCGATCCTATCCATATCGGACATTTGGCAACAGCCGAAGCGGTGCGTATGGAATATGATCTCGATACGATCCTTTTTATCCCGTCTGCCAATCCTCCGCATAAACAAGATGCAGATGTCACTGATGCAAGTCATCGCTATACTATGACAGTATTGGCGACCGAAACGAATCCGCATTTTGACGTATCGAAGATCGAGATGGAACGAAAGGGGTTGTCGTATACTCTCTATACGCTCCAAGAGCTTCTTGCGTTGTACGGAGAAGATACGGAACTCTATTTCATCACAGGTGCGGATGCACTTGCCGAGCTTCATACATGGCACAATATCTATGGTGTACTTGAGTTGACGC from Selenomonadales bacterium includes the following:
- the nadD gene encoding nicotinate-nucleotide adenylyltransferase, encoding MTKSKRLGILGGTFDPIHIGHLATAEAVRMEYDLDTILFIPSANPPHKQDADVTDASHRYTMTVLATETNPHFDVSKIEMERKGLSYTLYTLQELLALYGEDTELYFITGADALAELHTWHNIYGVLELTHFIAASRPGIDKTDEIIESFGELGKAKIHRLTIPELEISATDIRQRVAEGRSIRYIVPDAVMQYIEENKLYQPKK